A window of the Hordeum vulgare subsp. vulgare chromosome 5H, MorexV3_pseudomolecules_assembly, whole genome shotgun sequence genome harbors these coding sequences:
- the LOC123396357 gene encoding thioredoxin-like protein 4B, with protein sequence MGSVVLTTLRQKWEVDAAIRNTLDKVLVLRFGRASGAACLQLDDVLAKSSWDISKFATAALVDMDSEEIQVYVDYFDITLSPRFYLKQHYM encoded by the exons ATGGGGTCGGTGGTGCTGACGACGCTGCGGCAGAAGTGGGAGGTCGACGCCGCCATCCGCAACACCCTCGACAAGGTCCTTGTCCTCCGATTCGGCCGCGCCTCCGGCGCCGCCTGCCTCCAGCTCGACGACGTT CTCGCAAAATCTTCTTGGGACATATCCAAATTTGCAACGGCAGCATTGGTTGACATGGATTCTGAGGAGATTCAAGTGTATGTTGACTATTTTGATATCACGTTGAGCCCGAGGTTCTACCTGAAACAACATTATATGTGA